In one Curtobacterium citreum genomic region, the following are encoded:
- a CDS encoding Asp23/Gls24 family envelope stress response protein, which produces MAMNQDDLPVPDDDLPLPDDDLDGHSMEELAEYLDRGRNPIDPSIEGSAACRLALSNMQRLRELSLDALQHRADGESDRETGWVDRLLEAIRAEVRSGRDVPVSHPDPRLRLSMTEAAVQGIVRRAGDTMGGVVMGRCTLTGDLDVPGAPITVSVTAGLVYGHPAEETAERLRLAVTRALERHTELTVASIDVRFDDVFLP; this is translated from the coding sequence ATGGCGATGAACCAGGACGACCTGCCCGTGCCCGACGACGACCTGCCCCTGCCGGACGACGACCTCGACGGCCACTCCATGGAGGAGCTCGCCGAGTACCTCGACCGCGGACGGAACCCGATCGACCCGTCGATCGAGGGTTCCGCCGCGTGCCGCCTCGCGCTCTCGAACATGCAGCGGCTCCGCGAGCTCTCGCTCGACGCCCTGCAGCACCGCGCCGACGGCGAGTCCGACCGCGAGACCGGCTGGGTCGACCGGCTGCTCGAGGCGATCCGCGCCGAGGTCCGCTCCGGCCGGGACGTCCCGGTCTCCCACCCCGACCCGCGGCTGCGCCTGTCGATGACCGAGGCCGCCGTGCAGGGCATCGTGCGGCGGGCCGGCGACACCATGGGCGGGGTCGTCATGGGACGCTGCACCCTGACCGGCGACCTCGACGTCCCCGGCGCCCCGATCACCGTCTCCGTCACCGCCGGACTCGTCTACGGACACCCCGCCGAGGAGACCGCCGAGCGACTCCGGCTCGCCGTCACGCGCGCACTCGAGCGGCACACCGAGCTCACCGTCGCGTCGATCGACGTCCGATTCGACGACGTCTTCCTGCCGTGA
- a CDS encoding ribokinase → MAGTDVLVVGSVNYDYIVTQDRLPRRGETFAAAEAKGAFGGKGANQAVQAARLGATVRFIGACGADGLGRLCLDNLRSHGIDCHMRPTDESSGLGIVHVVGEGDVYATIVEGANGAIDPGWIDENQQLFQEAGVVVIQNEIPAEANERTVELAAAAAVPVVFNAAPARPVAERVTRRCTWFVVNEEEASAYIGRDLGDVHDDAAMQRAVVDLQRFCQGVVLTLGSRGCYVADSTTVQFVEAVPAHAVDSTGAGDSFIGAFANALVNGSDPFAAAVDATRVASITVEGVGAQSSMPTREVLTSEVL, encoded by the coding sequence ATGGCAGGCACGGACGTCTTGGTCGTCGGGAGCGTCAACTACGACTACATCGTCACGCAGGACCGTCTCCCCCGCCGCGGCGAGACCTTCGCTGCAGCCGAGGCGAAGGGTGCGTTCGGCGGGAAGGGCGCGAACCAAGCGGTTCAGGCTGCGCGACTCGGAGCGACGGTCCGGTTCATCGGCGCCTGCGGTGCCGATGGTCTGGGCCGGCTGTGCCTCGACAACCTGCGGAGCCATGGCATCGACTGCCACATGCGACCGACCGACGAGTCCAGCGGGTTGGGCATCGTCCACGTCGTGGGTGAGGGCGATGTGTACGCCACCATCGTCGAAGGTGCCAACGGGGCGATCGACCCGGGCTGGATCGATGAGAACCAGCAGCTGTTCCAGGAAGCCGGCGTCGTCGTGATCCAGAACGAGATCCCTGCCGAGGCGAACGAACGGACCGTCGAACTGGCGGCAGCCGCCGCGGTACCGGTCGTGTTCAACGCCGCTCCTGCTCGCCCCGTCGCGGAGCGTGTGACGCGCCGGTGCACATGGTTCGTGGTGAACGAGGAGGAGGCGAGCGCGTACATCGGCCGCGACCTCGGCGACGTCCACGACGACGCGGCCATGCAGCGCGCGGTGGTCGACCTGCAACGCTTCTGCCAGGGGGTGGTCCTGACGCTCGGGAGCCGCGGGTGCTACGTCGCCGACAGCACCACTGTCCAGTTCGTCGAGGCCGTCCCCGCTCACGCCGTAGACTCGACCGGCGCCGGTGACTCGTTCATCGGGGCGTTCGCCAATGCCCTCGTCAACGGGTCCGACCCCTTCGCTGCTGCAGTCGATGCGACGCGTGTGGCGTCGATCACCGTCGAGGGCGTCGGCGCGCAGTCCAGCATGCCGACCCGCGAGGTGCTCACCAGTGAAGTCCTTTGA
- a CDS encoding ABC transporter substrate-binding protein, with amino-acid sequence MARTRTVFSLSLVVAIALVAVVGGVVGGRATVSNADARSSGSAGAAAGVKVDVIIRATDSEYWQTLLAGAEAAAKDYGVDVSTFGPTSETDIAGQVQLVENSVARGADAIVVAPSSSEALNASVNAARKSGIKVITADTRVTADVDGHIGTNNELAGTSAGEKMCKLLTAQGTTTGKVLVEAPIAGIEANQQRDAGFRSGLSKDCPKIDASLQNYNNNDISTAASQVNDAISAHSDLVGVFADNNSSGVGAATAIKDNKAADTIPVVAFDSDPAENAALKAGTIDALVVQNPWFLGYQGVVEAAMASQGRIPPAVLDPGVAVVDRDNMDDAAIKTLLKPQTAKVDK; translated from the coding sequence ATGGCGCGAACCAGAACCGTGTTCTCCCTCTCCCTCGTCGTGGCGATCGCACTCGTCGCAGTGGTCGGCGGTGTCGTCGGCGGACGAGCCACCGTCTCGAACGCCGACGCGCGCAGTTCCGGATCCGCAGGTGCGGCCGCCGGTGTGAAGGTCGACGTGATCATCCGAGCAACCGACTCCGAGTACTGGCAGACCCTCCTCGCCGGTGCGGAAGCAGCAGCCAAGGACTACGGCGTCGACGTCAGCACCTTCGGTCCGACGTCGGAGACGGACATCGCCGGCCAGGTGCAGCTCGTCGAGAACTCCGTGGCTCGCGGAGCGGACGCGATCGTCGTCGCACCGAGCTCGAGCGAGGCGCTGAACGCATCCGTCAACGCGGCCCGGAAGTCCGGGATCAAGGTGATCACCGCCGACACCCGCGTCACCGCAGACGTCGACGGCCACATCGGAACCAACAACGAACTCGCTGGCACCTCCGCTGGCGAGAAGATGTGCAAGCTCCTGACCGCCCAGGGGACGACCACCGGCAAGGTCCTCGTCGAAGCGCCGATCGCTGGCATCGAGGCCAACCAGCAGCGCGACGCAGGATTCCGGTCCGGTCTGTCGAAGGACTGCCCGAAGATCGACGCGAGCCTGCAGAACTACAACAACAACGACATCAGCACAGCCGCGTCGCAGGTGAACGACGCCATCTCGGCCCACTCGGACCTGGTGGGTGTCTTCGCGGACAACAACAGCTCCGGAGTCGGAGCGGCCACTGCGATCAAGGACAACAAGGCAGCGGACACCATCCCGGTGGTCGCCTTCGACTCCGACCCCGCCGAGAACGCCGCGCTCAAGGCCGGGACGATCGACGCCCTCGTGGTGCAGAACCCCTGGTTCCTCGGCTACCAGGGCGTCGTCGAGGCAGCCATGGCCTCCCAGGGGCGCATCCCGCCGGCGGTCCTCGATCCCGGAGTCGCCGTCGTCGACCGCGACAACATGGACGACGCCGCGATCAAGACCCTGCTGAAGCCGCAGACCGCCAAGGTCGACAAGTGA
- a CDS encoding serine hydrolase domain-containing protein, which produces MHPAQSDRAAAVLDTLVAHADRTGFRAHGLHVRIGDETAEHHWTPDVRREVHSIAKGVAVLAVGIAADDGLVDVDAPVVEAMAAALPGTAFGPGTGEVTLRHLLTMTSGIDMPWSATELTEWPDLAAEFLGRPARGRVFQYANVSTYTAMRVLETRVGDVGAFVADRLFTPLGVDGVTWERCSRGFVAGGAGIALRTEEVARLGRLVRDRGVVDGRRVVGARWCDAMHTDWVVRPDADPGYDRYAMAGWGGPGRLWRLHGAYGQMVMSADHAVVTVTADDHGGADAFAVAVDAVLAP; this is translated from the coding sequence GTGCACCCCGCCCAGTCCGACCGCGCCGCCGCCGTCCTCGACACCCTCGTCGCCCACGCCGACCGGACCGGCTTCCGCGCCCACGGCCTGCACGTCCGGATCGGTGACGAGACGGCCGAGCACCACTGGACGCCCGACGTCCGCCGCGAGGTGCACTCGATCGCGAAGGGCGTCGCCGTCCTGGCGGTCGGCATCGCTGCGGACGACGGCCTCGTCGACGTCGACGCACCGGTCGTCGAGGCGATGGCGGCCGCCCTGCCGGGCACCGCGTTCGGCCCGGGCACCGGCGAGGTCACCCTGCGGCACCTGCTCACGATGACGAGCGGCATCGACATGCCCTGGTCGGCGACGGAGCTCACCGAGTGGCCGGACCTCGCCGCCGAGTTCCTCGGCCGGCCCGCACGCGGCCGGGTCTTCCAGTACGCGAACGTGAGCACGTACACGGCGATGCGCGTCCTCGAGACCCGGGTCGGCGACGTCGGCGCGTTCGTCGCGGACCGCCTGTTCACGCCGCTCGGCGTCGACGGCGTCACCTGGGAGCGCTGCTCCCGCGGGTTCGTCGCCGGCGGGGCCGGCATCGCGCTCCGCACCGAGGAGGTCGCCCGCCTCGGCCGCCTGGTGCGCGACCGCGGCGTCGTGGACGGACGGCGCGTCGTCGGGGCGCGGTGGTGCGACGCGATGCACACGGACTGGGTCGTCCGACCCGACGCGGACCCCGGCTACGACCGGTACGCGATGGCGGGTTGGGGCGGGCCAGGGCGGCTCTGGCGCCTGCACGGCGCGTACGGCCAGATGGTCATGTCCGCCGACCACGCCGTGGTCACGGTCACCGCCGACGACCACGGCGGGGCGGACGCCTTCGCGGTCGCCGTGGACGCGGTGCTCGCCCCCTAG
- a CDS encoding ABC transporter permease, translated as MPKLLWREAIETTTIRTVRDSGAPLTARISPKPRVATLGSIAGRESGVLVVLLVVFGALTLLSDDFLTANNLANLARQVSIYGIIAIGQLLVILTGGIDLSTGSILGLSGAVTAQLIVDGVPVVPAIALGLLIGAVLGLFTGFVVTRFKLPPFIATLGMLGIARGIVLVITDANTVQGLPDSFQQLANGTVFGVPNLLILFVLIAAAAAFVLRRTVFGRYVYAVGSNAEAARLAGVPVRLVTVCVYVIAGLLSAVGGILLTSRLGAGVPTAGTGFELQAIAACVIGGASLSGARGSAIGAACGALLIGVLNNGGNLLAVNSFSLQIAIGALILVAVAFDQLNNRAAAKE; from the coding sequence ATGCCGAAACTCCTCTGGCGCGAAGCCATCGAGACCACCACCATACGCACGGTCCGGGACAGTGGCGCCCCCCTCACCGCGAGGATCAGCCCGAAGCCGAGGGTCGCCACGCTCGGGAGCATCGCCGGCCGCGAGAGCGGAGTCCTCGTCGTCCTGCTCGTCGTCTTCGGCGCGCTGACCCTCCTCAGCGACGACTTCCTCACCGCCAACAACCTGGCCAACCTCGCTCGACAGGTCTCGATCTACGGCATCATCGCAATCGGGCAGCTCCTCGTGATCCTCACCGGCGGGATCGATCTGTCGACGGGATCGATCCTCGGCCTGTCCGGGGCGGTCACCGCACAGCTGATCGTCGACGGCGTCCCGGTCGTCCCCGCGATCGCGCTCGGACTCCTCATCGGCGCCGTCCTCGGGCTCTTCACCGGGTTCGTCGTCACACGCTTCAAGCTGCCCCCGTTCATCGCAACCCTCGGCATGCTCGGTATCGCCCGCGGTATCGTCCTCGTGATCACCGACGCCAACACCGTCCAGGGCCTGCCCGACAGCTTCCAACAGCTCGCCAACGGCACGGTCTTCGGTGTCCCGAACCTGCTCATCCTCTTCGTCCTGATCGCCGCGGCCGCCGCGTTCGTGCTCAGGCGGACGGTGTTCGGGCGCTACGTCTACGCCGTCGGGTCGAACGCGGAAGCTGCACGTCTCGCCGGCGTTCCCGTCAGACTCGTGACGGTCTGCGTCTACGTCATCGCGGGCCTGCTGTCCGCCGTCGGGGGCATCCTGCTGACCTCGCGTCTCGGTGCCGGTGTGCCGACGGCGGGCACGGGTTTCGAGCTGCAGGCGATCGCCGCGTGCGTCATCGGCGGAGCCAGCTTGTCCGGGGCACGTGGGAGCGCGATCGGTGCTGCGTGCGGGGCGCTGCTGATCGGCGTGCTCAACAACGGTGGCAACCTCCTCGCCGTGAACTCGTTCTCCCTGCAGATCGCGATCGGCGCACTCATCCTCGTCGCGGTGGCGTTCGACCAGCTCAACAACCGTGCCGCTGCGAAGGAGTGA
- a CDS encoding RNA polymerase sigma factor, with the protein MPEDDPLLHASDATLVSRAGDGDVLAFEVLARRHGPVMRVYAEQVLASNVESDDVVQESFLTGWRKLGELEQPARFRPWMMQIVTRKALDRLRRRRHHEELDDDVAEPTHAARDPERIVETRLQLDAVWAALDRLPVDQRRCWLLRETAGYSYQQIADELELPVTTVRGLLARARRFLSAEMEGWR; encoded by the coding sequence GTGCCCGAGGACGACCCCCTGCTCCACGCATCGGACGCGACCCTCGTGTCGCGCGCCGGTGACGGGGACGTCCTGGCGTTCGAGGTCCTCGCCCGGCGCCACGGTCCGGTGATGCGCGTGTACGCGGAGCAGGTCCTCGCGTCGAACGTCGAGTCGGACGACGTCGTGCAGGAGTCCTTCCTGACCGGGTGGCGGAAGCTCGGGGAGCTCGAGCAGCCCGCGCGGTTCCGGCCGTGGATGATGCAGATCGTCACGCGCAAGGCCCTCGACCGGCTGCGGCGCCGACGGCACCACGAGGAGCTCGACGACGACGTCGCCGAGCCGACCCACGCCGCCCGGGACCCGGAGCGCATCGTCGAGACGCGCTTGCAGCTCGACGCCGTCTGGGCCGCGCTCGACCGGCTGCCCGTCGACCAGCGTCGGTGCTGGTTGCTCCGGGAGACCGCCGGCTACAGCTACCAGCAGATCGCCGACGAACTCGAACTGCCCGTGACCACCGTCCGCGGGCTGCTCGCCCGAGCGCGACGGTTCCTCTCCGCGGAGATGGAGGGATGGCGATGA
- a CDS encoding sugar ABC transporter ATP-binding protein — translation MTIVEPDGAAVLHLVDVSKAFGTVQALSGVSLKLVAGQVHCLAGENGAGKSTLIKILTGALHRDSGEFRIDSDPVTTATPSALRAAGVQAVYQELSLLPHLSVAENVFMGRLPSRSGLIRTGELHDRCRVALDDLGLTEVDPSATVEHLPAATKQLVEVAKVATADQVKVIVFDEPTTALTEAESDRLLEQIRRFKAAGVAILYITHRLEEMFAIGDWVTVLRDGELSQSGPLSDYTEDTLITAMVGRDVTALYPDEVREEHSERLTVTGLRRTPDSPPIDLVARGGEILGIGGLLGSGRSELLLSIFGSDSIAAGEIRIDGRVVRPDGPRSMMNAGVALLTEDRKVLGLLPELSIRENVTIASLRTGSRKGLLPRKSQISEADALLDSLRIRAGSYDQPVSSLSGGNQQKVLLARWLLTKPKVIMFDEPTKGIDIGAKGELYDVINGLARQGLAVVVVSSYLPELLGLADRVVVLREDAIAGELPRGASEEDVLQLASGATPSLRNDRSDTAVGQNP, via the coding sequence GTGACGATCGTCGAGCCCGACGGAGCCGCGGTCCTGCACCTCGTCGACGTCTCCAAGGCGTTCGGAACGGTCCAAGCCCTCAGCGGGGTGTCCCTGAAGCTGGTCGCCGGCCAGGTGCACTGCCTGGCAGGCGAGAACGGTGCCGGGAAGTCCACCCTGATCAAGATCCTCACGGGAGCGTTGCATCGTGACTCGGGAGAATTCCGGATCGACTCCGACCCCGTGACCACCGCGACACCGTCAGCGTTGCGAGCTGCAGGAGTGCAAGCGGTGTACCAGGAGCTCAGCCTGCTGCCGCACCTCTCGGTTGCCGAGAACGTGTTCATGGGCAGACTCCCCTCCAGGTCAGGCCTCATCCGCACCGGCGAGCTCCACGACCGATGCCGGGTCGCGCTCGACGACCTCGGGCTCACCGAGGTCGATCCGTCGGCGACGGTGGAGCACCTGCCAGCGGCGACGAAACAGCTGGTCGAGGTCGCCAAGGTCGCGACCGCCGACCAGGTCAAGGTCATCGTCTTCGACGAGCCCACGACCGCGTTGACCGAAGCGGAGTCGGATCGCCTCCTCGAGCAGATTCGACGCTTCAAGGCAGCTGGCGTCGCGATCCTGTACATCACGCACCGGCTCGAGGAGATGTTCGCCATCGGCGACTGGGTCACCGTCCTTCGCGACGGTGAACTCTCCCAGAGCGGGCCTCTCTCCGACTACACCGAGGACACCCTCATCACCGCGATGGTGGGCAGGGACGTCACCGCGCTCTACCCGGACGAGGTCCGCGAGGAACACTCCGAGCGCCTCACGGTCACCGGCCTCCGACGCACACCGGACAGCCCGCCGATCGACCTCGTCGCGCGCGGCGGTGAGATCCTCGGTATCGGCGGCCTGCTCGGGTCAGGGCGCAGCGAGCTGCTCCTGAGCATCTTCGGGTCGGACTCGATCGCAGCAGGCGAGATCCGGATCGACGGGCGGGTCGTCAGGCCGGACGGCCCCCGGAGCATGATGAACGCCGGTGTCGCGCTGCTCACCGAGGACCGGAAGGTCCTCGGGCTCCTCCCCGAACTCTCCATCAGGGAGAACGTGACGATCGCGAGCCTGCGAACCGGTTCGCGGAAGGGGCTCCTGCCGCGGAAGTCTCAGATCAGCGAGGCTGATGCGCTGCTCGACAGCCTCCGGATCCGGGCCGGCTCGTACGACCAGCCCGTTTCGTCCCTCTCCGGCGGCAACCAGCAGAAAGTCCTCCTCGCCCGGTGGTTGCTCACCAAACCCAAGGTGATCATGTTCGACGAACCCACGAAGGGCATCGACATCGGCGCGAAGGGTGAGCTGTACGACGTGATCAACGGCCTCGCCCGCCAGGGGCTCGCGGTCGTGGTGGTCTCCTCCTACCTCCCCGAGCTCCTCGGTCTCGCCGACCGCGTCGTCGTGCTCCGCGAGGACGCCATCGCCGGTGAACTGCCCCGCGGGGCATCCGAGGAAGACGTCCTCCAGCTCGCCAGCGGCGCAACGCCGTCCCTCCGCAACGATCGATCCGACACCGCCGTCGGACAGAACCCCTAG
- a CDS encoding RbsD/FucU family protein codes for MLRGIDPVLNAEVLSVLMAMGHGDEVLICDVNHPAASIAAHTVHGSVVHMTGCGIERATTAILSLLPLDTFVDAPIRRMQVVGAPDRLVDAHQVMQRVADRAAGGPVTVEALARFDFYEAARGAYAVIRTSDPGPYGCFLLRKGTIEVGE; via the coding sequence ATGTTGCGAGGCATCGATCCGGTCCTGAACGCCGAGGTGCTGAGCGTCTTGATGGCGATGGGGCACGGCGACGAGGTGCTGATCTGCGACGTCAACCACCCAGCAGCGTCCATCGCCGCACACACCGTCCACGGCAGCGTCGTACACATGACGGGATGCGGTATCGAGCGGGCGACGACCGCGATCCTCTCCCTGCTCCCACTGGACACCTTCGTCGATGCGCCGATCCGGCGGATGCAGGTCGTCGGTGCACCGGATCGGCTCGTCGATGCGCACCAGGTGATGCAACGTGTCGCTGACCGGGCCGCAGGCGGGCCCGTCACCGTGGAAGCGCTTGCACGGTTCGACTTCTACGAAGCAGCGCGCGGAGCGTACGCAGTGATCCGGACATCCGACCCTGGCCCCTACGGTTGTTTCCTCCTCCGCAAGGGAACCATCGAAGTCGGCGAGTGA
- a CDS encoding sugar phosphate isomerase/epimerase family protein — MKFATRLNSFVSGGDVPAALRRIAATEGVDYVDLNYPEHFESVGPAAMKALLDELGLTLNGNATRFRKQFVAGEFSNPDETVRRAAIDLAKDAIDAAATCGSDLLTVWLGFDGYDFTFQKDYAADLQRIVSAFQELADHRPDFRISIEYKPYEERVHSMINSFGQTLDVITRIDRPNLGATLDFAHMLMAGDQPAFGASLLLEQGKLFGIHLNDGNNAHDDGLMIGSIHPFETMEMIYFLLRHEWDGVIYFDTFPIREDAQDEAETNRATVELFFEKVKAVGVDRITEVIRSQDGIAAQRLRNELLGIGSSKYQGELAV, encoded by the coding sequence ATGAAGTTCGCAACGCGCCTCAACTCCTTCGTCAGCGGCGGCGACGTCCCCGCTGCTCTCCGCCGCATCGCTGCGACCGAGGGCGTCGACTACGTCGACCTCAACTACCCCGAGCACTTCGAGAGCGTCGGGCCTGCGGCCATGAAGGCGCTCCTGGACGAACTCGGCCTGACGCTCAACGGCAACGCCACGCGCTTCCGCAAGCAGTTCGTCGCCGGCGAGTTCAGCAACCCGGACGAGACGGTCCGTCGGGCGGCGATCGACCTGGCGAAGGACGCGATCGATGCCGCCGCGACCTGCGGCAGCGATCTGCTCACGGTCTGGCTCGGCTTCGACGGCTACGACTTCACGTTCCAGAAGGACTACGCGGCCGACCTGCAGCGCATCGTGTCCGCCTTCCAGGAACTGGCCGACCACCGCCCGGACTTCCGGATCAGCATCGAGTACAAGCCGTACGAGGAGCGCGTGCACTCGATGATCAACAGCTTCGGACAGACGCTCGACGTCATCACCCGCATCGACCGCCCGAACCTCGGAGCGACCCTCGACTTCGCACACATGCTGATGGCCGGAGACCAGCCTGCGTTCGGGGCGTCGCTGCTCCTCGAGCAGGGCAAGCTCTTCGGGATCCACCTCAACGACGGCAACAACGCCCATGACGACGGCCTCATGATCGGATCCATCCACCCGTTCGAGACCATGGAGATGATCTACTTCCTCCTCCGCCACGAGTGGGACGGAGTCATCTACTTCGACACCTTCCCGATCCGCGAGGACGCGCAGGACGAGGCCGAGACCAACCGCGCCACCGTCGAGCTCTTCTTCGAGAAGGTCAAGGCTGTCGGTGTCGACCGCATCACCGAGGTCATCCGTTCGCAGGACGGCATCGCAGCGCAGCGACTGCGCAACGAACTCCTCGGCATCGGGTCGTCGAAGTACCAGGGCGAACTCGCCGTCTGA
- a CDS encoding response regulator transcription factor: MTTVAGEGDSVVTDPGQERRVAVVIEDDLDIRYLLEQVLMQAGFSTVSTGNGEDGVRAVLAHEPVVTTLDVSLPGIDGFEVARRIRESSSTYIVMISAMGDEIDILQGLEAGADDYLVKPFRPRELRARLGAMLRRPRIAEPAAPEVGDPDGTGPLAASEVPVASAAPSAVLSVATVTPEVPAPPVAADPPTSPDGPASPGSPASPVGPADVDGAWVHHNGLAIDQEARLVRVDGVPVELTKTEFDLIATLVETRRRVRSKADLALAVRNDAYVTTHYIGDADRRNVEVHMANLRRKLADDPNAPRFVVTVRGVGYRLTGPGDPGFVAE, translated from the coding sequence GTGACCACCGTGGCGGGGGAGGGGGACTCCGTCGTGACGGACCCGGGACAGGAACGACGCGTCGCCGTCGTCATCGAGGACGACCTCGACATCCGCTACCTGCTCGAGCAGGTGCTCATGCAGGCCGGTTTCTCGACGGTCAGCACCGGCAACGGCGAGGACGGCGTGCGCGCGGTCCTCGCGCACGAGCCCGTCGTGACGACGCTCGACGTGTCGCTGCCGGGGATCGACGGCTTCGAGGTGGCGCGGCGCATCCGGGAGTCGAGCAGCACCTACATCGTGATGATCTCGGCGATGGGTGACGAGATCGACATCCTGCAGGGCCTCGAGGCCGGTGCGGACGACTACCTCGTCAAGCCCTTCCGGCCGCGGGAACTCCGGGCCAGGCTCGGGGCGATGCTCCGGCGTCCGCGCATCGCGGAGCCCGCGGCGCCCGAGGTCGGCGACCCGGACGGCACCGGTCCGCTCGCCGCGAGCGAGGTCCCGGTCGCGTCCGCCGCGCCCTCGGCCGTCCTGTCCGTCGCGACGGTCACGCCCGAGGTCCCCGCCCCTCCGGTGGCCGCGGACCCGCCGACCTCGCCCGACGGTCCGGCGTCGCCGGGCTCGCCGGCTTCGCCGGTCGGTCCGGCCGACGTCGACGGTGCGTGGGTGCACCACAACGGGCTCGCGATCGACCAGGAGGCCCGGCTCGTCCGGGTGGACGGCGTCCCGGTCGAGCTGACCAAGACCGAGTTCGACCTCATCGCGACGCTCGTCGAGACCCGTCGCCGCGTCCGGTCCAAGGCGGACCTGGCGCTGGCCGTCCGGAACGACGCGTACGTCACCACCCACTACATCGGCGACGCCGACCGGCGGAACGTCGAGGTGCACATGGCGAACCTGCGACGCAAGCTCGCCGACGACCCGAACGCGCCACGCTTCGTCGTGACGGTCCGGGGCGTCGGCTACCGGCTGACGGGACCCGGGGACCCGGGGTTCGTCGCGGAGTGA
- a CDS encoding MFS transporter, giving the protein MNRVLDRIGLPRNLVWGYIGLVLFMVGDGVEQGWISPWLVSRGVTVSDTAALITVYGVTVAIAAWFSGVLVQTMGPRKVMLLALTAFLVGSVGFIGFGVTSLDWPVMLVFYAIRGLGYPLFAYSFLTWINYSAPLERRGLAAGWFWFMFSLGLSVIGPFYSSLALPAFGHIAVLWTGLAFVIVGALVATIANRATVPPEEIHPFSARELSKAVTLIGRPTISIGLLVKTINGLAQYGLPVFMPIYLASFGYTTTQWLQMWSLVFTVAIFANLFFGYVGDKIGWRRTIGWVGGVAYSVVLVAVFLAPHLIGHDVALMTIVLCLCGVTMAGFVPLSALFPLLAPDNKGAAMSVLNLGAGLSAFVAPALAGLFFGWLGAGGVLGIYAGFYLLSAILTPFLKTPAEKASTDAAPASRDEPVPVHN; this is encoded by the coding sequence GTGAACCGCGTCCTCGACCGCATAGGACTGCCCCGAAACCTCGTCTGGGGCTACATCGGACTCGTCCTCTTCATGGTGGGTGACGGCGTCGAACAAGGGTGGATCTCGCCGTGGCTCGTCTCCCGCGGCGTCACCGTCTCCGACACCGCCGCCCTGATCACGGTCTACGGAGTAACGGTCGCGATCGCGGCCTGGTTCTCCGGCGTCCTCGTGCAGACCATGGGGCCACGCAAGGTCATGCTCCTCGCCCTCACCGCGTTCCTGGTCGGCAGCGTCGGGTTCATCGGATTCGGCGTCACCAGCCTCGACTGGCCGGTGATGCTCGTCTTCTACGCGATCCGGGGCCTGGGCTACCCGCTGTTCGCGTACTCGTTCCTCACCTGGATCAACTACAGCGCCCCGCTGGAGCGCCGTGGCCTCGCCGCCGGCTGGTTCTGGTTCATGTTCTCGCTCGGCCTCAGCGTGATCGGGCCGTTCTACTCGTCACTCGCCTTGCCTGCATTCGGGCACATCGCGGTGCTCTGGACCGGCCTGGCCTTCGTCATCGTCGGAGCACTCGTCGCCACCATCGCCAACCGAGCGACCGTCCCGCCCGAGGAGATCCACCCGTTCAGTGCGCGCGAGCTGTCGAAGGCCGTCACGCTGATCGGACGACCGACGATCTCGATCGGTCTCCTCGTGAAGACGATCAACGGGCTGGCGCAGTACGGCCTGCCGGTCTTCATGCCGATCTACCTCGCCTCCTTCGGCTACACGACCACACAGTGGCTGCAGATGTGGTCCCTCGTGTTCACCGTCGCCATCTTCGCCAACCTGTTCTTCGGCTACGTCGGCGACAAGATCGGCTGGCGACGCACGATCGGTTGGGTCGGCGGCGTGGCCTACTCCGTCGTGCTCGTCGCGGTGTTCCTCGCGCCCCACCTCATCGGCCACGACGTGGCGCTGATGACGATCGTGCTCTGCCTGTGCGGCGTGACGATGGCCGGCTTCGTGCCGCTGTCCGCGCTCTTCCCACTGCTCGCACCGGACAACAAGGGCGCAGCGATGTCCGTACTCAACCTCGGAGCCGGACTCTCCGCGTTCGTCGCACCGGCCCTTGCCGGACTCTTCTTCGGGTGGTTGGGCGCAGGCGGCGTCCTCGGCATCTACGCCGGCTTCTACCTCCTCAGCGCGATCCTCACCCCCTTCCTGAAGACCCCCGCCGAGAAAGCGTCCACCGACGCTGCTCCCGCGAGCCGTGACGAACCCGTCCCGGTCCACAACTGA